One part of the Haemophilus parainfluenzae genome encodes these proteins:
- a CDS encoding bifunctional 4-hydroxy-2-oxoglutarate aldolase/2-dehydro-3-deoxy-phosphogluconate aldolase gives MSLTLNEIESKLRKFKIVPVIALDNEKDILPLADTLAENGLPIAEITFRSSFAAEAIKLLRQERPDFLIAAGTVLTSEQVFQAKNAGADFVVTPGFNKKIVKLCQDLNLPITPGINNPMSIEAALELGIDTVKFFPAEASGGIKMIKALLGPYSQLKIMPTGGIDLQNIKDYLAIPNVLACGGSWFVDKKLINTKNWQEIGRLTEEVIKLIK, from the coding sequence ATGTCATTAACATTAAATGAAATTGAATCAAAACTTCGTAAGTTTAAGATTGTACCAGTTATAGCTCTAGATAACGAAAAAGACATTTTACCACTTGCAGACACATTAGCTGAAAATGGTTTACCTATAGCTGAAATTACTTTCAGATCCTCTTTTGCTGCAGAAGCTATTAAATTATTACGTCAAGAACGTCCAGATTTTCTCATTGCAGCTGGTACAGTTTTAACATCAGAACAAGTTTTTCAAGCAAAAAATGCAGGTGCTGATTTTGTTGTAACTCCAGGATTTAATAAAAAAATTGTAAAATTGTGCCAAGATTTAAATTTACCAATCACTCCTGGTATAAATAATCCAATGTCTATTGAAGCAGCTTTAGAACTAGGTATTGATACTGTAAAATTTTTCCCAGCTGAAGCTTCTGGTGGTATAAAAATGATCAAAGCATTATTAGGACCTTACAGCCAGCTAAAAATAATGCCTACAGGAGGAATTGATTTACAAAATATTAAAGATTATCTTGCAATTCCAAATGTATTGGCTTGTGGAGGTTCTTGGTTTGTTGATAAAAAACTAATTAATACAAAAAATTGGCAAGAAATAGGACGTTTAACAGAAGAAGTTATAAAACTGATCAAATAG
- the uxaC gene encoding glucuronate isomerase, producing MKLFMDEDFLLSTDTARTLYHDYAKAQPIFDYHCHLNPKEIAENRQFKDLAEIWLEGDHYKWRALRTAGVSEDLITGKTDNYQKYLAWAKTVPLCIGNPIYHWTHLELRRPFGIKDTLFNPQNAEKIWNRCNELLQQPEFSARGIMQQMNVKLVGTTDDPIDDLRYHKSIQADNSFDIDVVPSWRPDKVLKIELPQFNDYIKQLSEVSDVEIYTFSDLQKALSKRLEYFDLHGCKSSDHGMEIVRFAPIPDETTLTQILQKRLQNKQILEHEIAQFSTAILVWLAGEYCKRKWVMQMHIGAIRNNNSRMFSLLGADSGFDSIGDRTYAEQLSHLLDEMDKTNQLPKTILYCLNPRDNEMIASMIGNFQTGGISGKIQFGSGWWFNDQKDGMQRQLQQLSQLSLLSQFVGMLTDSRSFLSYTRHEYFRRILCEMIGEWVEKGEVPNDLNLLGKMIENICFNNAKHYFK from the coding sequence ATGAAACTATTTATGGATGAAGATTTTTTGCTTTCAACTGATACAGCGAGAACACTCTATCATGACTATGCAAAAGCACAGCCTATTTTTGATTATCACTGTCATTTAAATCCAAAAGAAATAGCAGAAAACCGTCAATTTAAAGATTTAGCAGAAATTTGGTTAGAAGGTGATCATTATAAATGGCGAGCCTTACGTACGGCTGGTGTATCTGAAGATCTTATTACAGGTAAAACTGATAATTATCAAAAATATCTAGCTTGGGCAAAAACTGTTCCACTTTGTATTGGTAACCCTATTTATCACTGGACACATTTAGAATTACGTCGCCCATTTGGTATTAAAGATACATTATTTAATCCACAAAATGCGGAAAAAATTTGGAACAGATGCAATGAATTATTGCAGCAACCCGAATTTTCAGCACGTGGAATTATGCAACAAATGAATGTTAAATTAGTCGGAACAACAGACGATCCTATTGATGATTTACGCTATCATAAATCAATTCAAGCAGACAATTCATTTGATATTGATGTTGTCCCTAGTTGGCGACCTGATAAAGTATTAAAAATTGAATTACCTCAATTTAACGATTATATAAAACAACTAAGTGAAGTTTCTGATGTAGAAATTTATACATTTTCAGACTTACAAAAAGCATTATCAAAACGTCTTGAGTATTTTGACTTACATGGTTGTAAATCATCTGACCATGGGATGGAAATTGTTCGTTTTGCACCTATACCCGATGAAACTACATTAACTCAAATTTTGCAAAAACGTCTTCAAAATAAACAAATATTAGAACATGAAATAGCTCAATTTAGCACTGCAATTTTAGTTTGGTTGGCAGGTGAATATTGTAAACGTAAATGGGTGATGCAAATGCATATTGGTGCTATCCGTAATAATAACAGCAGAATGTTTTCTTTATTAGGTGCTGATAGTGGATTTGATTCTATTGGTGACCGAACTTATGCAGAACAGTTATCTCACTTGCTAGATGAAATGGATAAAACTAATCAACTTCCAAAAACCATTTTATATTGCTTAAATCCTCGTGATAATGAAATGATTGCTAGCATGATTGGTAATTTCCAAACAGGTGGCATTTCAGGAAAAATTCAATTTGGATCAGGTTGGTGGTTTAATGATCAAAAAGATGGTATGCAACGTCAGCTGCAACAACTATCTCAATTAAGTTTATTAAGTCAATTTGTTGGAATGCTTACTGATTCCCGTAGTTTTCTATCTTACACTCGTCATGAGTATTTTCGTAGAATTCTCTGTGAAATGATTGGTGAATGGGTAGAAAAAGGTGAAGTTCCAAATGACCTTAATTTATTAGGAAAAATGATTGAGAATATCTGCTTTAATAATGCAAAACATTACTTTAAATAG
- a CDS encoding SDR family oxidoreductase has protein sequence MNIAAKHNLENKLIVITGAGGVLCAFLAKQLAKTKAKIALLDINLDAANIVAEEINQSGGIAKAYKANVLELENIQSVRNQISKDFGTCDILINGAGGNNPKATTDNEFHQFDLNETTKTFFDLDKSGIEFVFNLNYLGTLLPTQVFAKDMLGKPGANIVNISSMNAFTPLTKIPAYSGAKAAISNFTQWLAVYFSKVGIRCNAIAPGFLVSNQNRTLLFDAQGNPTARANKILTNTPMGRFGEPEELLGALLFLIDEEYASFVNGVILPVDGGFSAYSGV, from the coding sequence ATGAATATTGCAGCAAAACATAACTTAGAAAACAAACTTATTGTTATTACTGGTGCTGGTGGTGTACTTTGTGCATTCCTGGCAAAACAACTTGCAAAAACTAAAGCAAAAATAGCTTTATTAGATATAAATCTTGATGCAGCAAATATTGTTGCAGAAGAAATTAATCAGTCTGGCGGTATAGCAAAAGCCTATAAAGCTAACGTGTTAGAATTAGAAAATATTCAATCTGTTAGAAATCAAATATCTAAAGATTTTGGTACTTGTGATATTTTAATTAATGGTGCAGGTGGGAATAATCCAAAAGCAACAACTGATAATGAATTCCATCAATTTGACTTAAATGAAACAACCAAAACTTTCTTTGATTTAGATAAATCAGGTATTGAATTTGTTTTCAACCTTAACTATTTAGGTACCTTATTACCAACACAGGTCTTTGCTAAAGATATGCTTGGAAAACCAGGTGCAAATATCGTTAATATTTCTAGCATGAATGCTTTCACTCCATTAACAAAAATACCTGCTTATTCTGGTGCAAAAGCAGCTATCAGTAACTTTACGCAATGGCTGGCTGTTTACTTTTCTAAAGTTGGAATTCGATGTAATGCTATTGCTCCAGGTTTTTTGGTAAGTAATCAAAATCGTACATTACTTTTTGATGCTCAAGGTAATCCTACAGCTCGTGCTAATAAAATTTTAACTAATACACCTATGGGCCGTTTTGGTGAACCAGAAGAGCTATTAGGTGCATTACTTTTCTTAATAGATGAAGAGTATGCTAGCTTTGTGAATGGGGTGATTTTACCTGTTGATGGTGGTTTTTCTGCATACAGTGGAGTATAA
- a CDS encoding sugar kinase — translation MKKIALIGECMIELNGKPFGNMWQSYGGDTLNTATYLSRISKKEDVSIHYVSALGTDKLSYEMLTHWQNDGINTDCVLLDSKHQPGLYLIQLDEKGERTFLYWRNDSAARYLLSNSNFSDIVNQLKKMDMIYLSGISLAILPKNDRTLLIKILENLHQKGIEIVFDSNFRPKLWENLQEAQEYYRQLLPLVDLALVTLDDEKALWNDTNEEETLHRLKQIGIPKVILKCGQNGAIFYDKDQRKTAQVATQIINNVIDTTSAGDSFNAGFLQGYLTGKSLEICCQQGNKLAGIVIQHKGAIIDKTATSYLKSEFN, via the coding sequence ATGAAAAAAATTGCACTCATTGGTGAATGCATGATTGAACTAAATGGTAAACCATTTGGGAATATGTGGCAAAGCTATGGTGGGGATACTTTAAATACAGCGACATACTTATCTCGTATAAGTAAAAAAGAAGACGTTTCTATTCATTATGTTTCAGCTTTAGGTACTGACAAATTAAGCTATGAAATGTTAACCCATTGGCAAAATGATGGAATAAATACAGATTGTGTTTTACTTGATTCAAAACATCAACCAGGCTTGTATTTGATTCAACTTGATGAAAAGGGGGAAAGAACATTCCTATATTGGAGAAATGATTCTGCTGCTCGGTATCTTCTCTCAAATTCTAATTTTTCTGATATTGTTAATCAATTAAAAAAAATGGATATGATCTACTTAAGTGGTATTTCTCTTGCTATTTTACCTAAAAATGACCGCACTTTATTGATTAAAATTTTAGAAAACCTACACCAAAAAGGAATTGAAATTGTCTTTGATAGTAACTTTCGTCCTAAACTTTGGGAAAATTTACAAGAAGCACAAGAATATTATAGACAACTATTACCTTTAGTTGATTTAGCTCTAGTTACATTAGATGATGAAAAAGCTCTATGGAATGACACAAACGAAGAAGAAACATTACACCGTTTAAAACAAATTGGCATTCCAAAAGTGATTTTAAAGTGCGGTCAAAATGGAGCTATTTTTTATGATAAAGATCAAAGAAAAACAGCTCAAGTTGCAACTCAAATTATTAATAATGTAATAGATACAACTTCTGCTGGCGACTCGTTTAATGCAGGTTTTTTACAAGGCTATTTAACAGGTAAATCATTAGAAATTTGTTGCCAACAAGGTAATAAACTTGCCGGAATAGTGATTCAACATAAAGGGGCAATTATTGATAAAACAGCCACTTCTTATCTTAAATCTGAATTTAATTAA
- a CDS encoding TRAP transporter substrate-binding protein, whose product MRTKKNLLAFALTIALSAGVSLSASAKTTLKLSHNNDKTHPVHISMQYMADEVKKLTNGEVIIRIYPNSQLGTQRESMELLQAGSLDMAKSNASELEAFEPSYGAFNIPYLFHDVDHYYKVLTDKDIGQKILDASKDKGFIGLTYYDGGARSFYAAKPIKSPEDLKGMKIRVQPSPTAVEMIKLMGASPTPLAYGELYTALQQKVVDGAENNQTALTLARHGEVAKFYSEDEHTMIPDVLVIGQKSWDKLTPEQQKALKKAADDSMMYHKDLWQKMIAETTQEAKDKLGVEFVKVDKTPFIEATKSMHDVAKQNPVLKDYIEKIDSLATK is encoded by the coding sequence ATGCGTACTAAGAAAAACCTACTTGCTTTTGCTTTAACTATTGCTCTTTCTGCAGGTGTATCGCTTTCAGCATCAGCGAAAACAACATTGAAATTAAGTCACAATAATGACAAAACCCACCCTGTTCATATTTCGATGCAATATATGGCTGATGAAGTTAAAAAATTAACAAATGGTGAAGTAATAATCCGCATTTATCCTAATAGTCAATTAGGAACCCAGCGAGAATCAATGGAATTACTCCAAGCTGGATCCTTAGATATGGCTAAATCAAATGCTAGTGAATTAGAAGCATTTGAACCATCCTACGGTGCATTCAATATTCCATATTTATTCCACGATGTAGATCATTATTACAAAGTATTAACAGACAAAGATATCGGACAAAAAATTCTTGATGCCTCTAAAGATAAAGGTTTTATCGGTTTAACTTACTATGATGGCGGCGCTCGTAGTTTTTATGCGGCTAAACCAATTAAATCTCCTGAAGATTTAAAAGGTATGAAAATTCGTGTTCAGCCAAGTCCAACGGCTGTTGAAATGATTAAATTAATGGGAGCATCTCCAACTCCTTTAGCTTATGGAGAACTCTACACTGCCTTACAACAGAAAGTAGTAGATGGGGCTGAAAATAATCAAACAGCACTAACTCTAGCTCGTCATGGTGAAGTGGCTAAATTCTATAGTGAAGATGAACACACTATGATTCCAGATGTATTAGTTATCGGTCAAAAATCTTGGGATAAACTTACTCCAGAACAGCAAAAAGCACTAAAAAAAGCCGCTGACGATTCAATGATGTATCATAAAGATTTATGGCAAAAAATGATTGCTGAAACCACACAAGAGGCAAAAGATAAACTAGGTGTTGAATTTGTGAAAGTAGATAAAACTCCGTTTATTGAAGCAACAAAGTCAATGCATGATGTAGCGAAACAAAATCCTGTTCTTAAAGACTATATTGAAAAAATTGATTCATTAGCAACAAAATAA
- a CDS encoding TRAP transporter small permease, with the protein MNRFILIMDKILSTLCVVLSSFLVCCVVWQVMSRYILNAPSTYTDEIARFLFIWVGLVGAAYALGKKKHLAIDLLAIKLENSPINQSRLFLVINLISIAFSAIIMCYGGINLVLDTFSNGQLSPVLGIQMGLIYFAIPLSGFFMLIYLIRDVYENLKTITSNQSQIMVKGE; encoded by the coding sequence ATGAATAGATTCATCTTAATAATGGACAAAATACTTTCTACATTATGTGTTGTATTAAGTTCATTCCTAGTATGTTGTGTTGTATGGCAAGTTATGTCTCGCTATATTCTTAATGCACCAAGTACTTATACTGATGAAATTGCCCGATTTTTATTTATTTGGGTTGGTCTTGTTGGTGCAGCCTATGCTTTAGGTAAAAAGAAGCATTTAGCTATCGATCTTCTCGCTATTAAATTAGAAAACTCACCAATTAATCAAAGTCGTTTATTTCTCGTGATTAATCTTATTAGTATTGCTTTCTCTGCAATTATTATGTGCTATGGTGGAATAAATTTAGTACTTGATACTTTTAGCAATGGCCAGCTTTCGCCTGTTCTTGGTATCCAAATGGGGCTGATCTATTTTGCAATTCCTTTAAGTGGCTTTTTTATGCTGATTTATTTAATACGTGATGTTTATGAAAATCTCAAGACCATCACAAGTAATCAATCTCAAATTATGGTTAAAGGTGAATAA
- a CDS encoding TRAP transporter large permease codes for MDWSSVIVLCSSFFILLFIGVPISFSIGLASLLTISLSIPFDSAIAVISQKMASGLDSFSLLAIPFFILAGNIMNRGGIAIRLIEFAKVLGGRLPGSLAHVNVLANMMFGSISGSAVAAGAAMGGIMSPLQKKEGYDPAFSAAVNIASCPTGLLIPPSNTFIVYSLISGGTSIGALFLAGYIPGILMGLSIMVIIGFIAKKRNYPVSPKPTKSEVVKKTLDALPSLGLVIVIMGGIIGGIFTATEASAFAVVYTLVLAVIFYREVKIKELPGIILESVLTTSIVLLLIGTSMGMSWAMANADIPYTISDALLDISDNPIVILLIINIILLIVGVFMDMTPALLIFTPIFLPIVTELGMDPVHFGILMAFNLSIGICTPPVGSALFIGCSVGGVRINQVIKPLLPFYIVLILTLLLVTYIPSLSLALPQMLLGY; via the coding sequence ATGGATTGGTCAAGTGTTATTGTTCTATGTTCTAGTTTCTTTATTTTACTATTTATTGGTGTACCAATTTCATTTTCTATTGGATTGGCATCATTATTAACGATTTCTCTTTCCATTCCTTTTGATTCTGCTATTGCAGTAATTTCTCAAAAGATGGCATCAGGTTTAGATAGTTTCTCATTATTAGCTATTCCATTCTTTATTTTGGCAGGGAATATTATGAATCGTGGAGGTATTGCTATTCGACTTATTGAATTTGCTAAAGTACTTGGAGGTCGTTTACCAGGCTCACTCGCTCACGTTAACGTGTTAGCTAATATGATGTTTGGCTCTATTTCGGGATCTGCAGTTGCAGCGGGAGCTGCAATGGGTGGAATAATGTCACCTCTTCAAAAAAAAGAAGGGTATGATCCAGCTTTCTCTGCAGCAGTAAATATTGCATCTTGTCCTACAGGTCTACTTATTCCACCAAGTAATACTTTTATTGTGTATTCTTTAATTTCAGGTGGAACGTCTATTGGTGCATTATTCTTAGCTGGATACATTCCAGGAATTTTAATGGGACTTTCCATAATGGTAATTATTGGGTTTATTGCGAAAAAAAGAAACTATCCAGTATCTCCTAAGCCAACAAAATCCGAAGTCGTTAAAAAAACCTTAGATGCATTACCAAGTTTAGGTTTGGTTATTGTGATTATGGGAGGGATTATTGGTGGTATATTTACAGCAACTGAAGCTTCAGCGTTTGCAGTAGTGTATACCTTGGTATTAGCTGTAATCTTCTACCGTGAAGTGAAAATTAAAGAGTTACCAGGAATTATTCTTGAATCTGTATTAACAACTTCTATCGTCTTACTTTTAATAGGCACTTCCATGGGGATGTCTTGGGCAATGGCTAATGCGGATATTCCTTACACTATCAGTGATGCTCTGTTGGATATTTCAGATAACCCTATAGTCATACTTTTAATTATCAACATTATTTTATTAATTGTTGGTGTGTTTATGGATATGACGCCAGCACTTTTAATTTTTACCCCAATTTTCTTACCAATAGTGACTGAATTAGGTATGGATCCTGTTCATTTTGGTATTTTGATGGCATTTAACTTATCTATTGGTATTTGTACCCCTCCTGTTGGTAGCGCATTATTTATCGGTTGCTCTGTTGGTGGAGTAAGAATTAATCAAGTAATTAAGCCTCTTTTACCATTTTATATTGTTCTTATTTTAACCTTATTATTAGTAACCTATATTCCATCACTTAGCTTAGCTTTACCACAAATGCTGTTAGGCTATTAA
- a CDS encoding TIM-barrel domain-containing protein → MKTLKQWQFIKNEKNRIDLACDHGFILHIFVLENDIIRVAFTRNNEFKLPHTWAITPNKKDVEWKGRDKWSLDGFSLPNYQLIQTEKTLEISTALLRLTVHQPLYLEWEFKQGEKWKPLMMDRKTGAYLMGISNSDISHFINRSVDHYYYGLGEKTGNLNRHGRRFEMRNIDAMGYNAEYTDPLYKHIPFYITHTSDVSYGLYYDNLSPCWFVLGSEIDNYHAYYRSYKAEDGDLDYYVILGPKIIDVTKKYCQLTGGTAFGPKWSLGYSGSTMSYTDAPDAQEQLKKFVDLCDKHDIPCDSFQLSSGYTSINGKRYVFNWNKEKIPQPLEMAKHFHDAGMKLAANIKPCLLQDHPRYEEVEELGLFIKDSESNAPERSMFWDDEGSHLDFTNMDTVDWWKSNIKKQLLDNGIDSTWNDNNEFEVWDNYAKCHYFGRGMPIKLLRPLQPLLMMKSSYEAQLEHAPNKRPYLISRSGSPGMNRYVQTWSGDNRTSWNTLKYNIKMGLGMSLSALHNVGHDVGGFSGNKPDAELFVRWVQNGVMHPRFTIHSWNDDKTVNEPWMYPQVTNIIRDAIQLRYCLMPYIYNAFWKSHNENEPMLRPTFLDHENDPNTFAENDDYLFGEDLLVASVVEENQRKREVYLPQNLTGWYDFYSHQWFNSGETIIADAPLERIPLFVRAGSIIPLTKKGYKNTLIDDYRELLIMPFINHGQRSITIFDDDGETFDYQKGKCLILNIDLKCTNSTIELTITKSGGYLPKYNEIKFRIPISEERDFVINGNMVNNGFKLNLNNI, encoded by the coding sequence ATGAAAACATTAAAACAATGGCAGTTTATTAAAAACGAAAAAAATCGTATTGATTTGGCATGTGATCATGGATTTATATTGCATATTTTTGTTTTGGAAAATGACATTATTCGTGTGGCCTTTACACGAAATAATGAATTTAAACTTCCTCATACTTGGGCTATAACTCCAAACAAAAAAGATGTTGAATGGAAAGGTCGAGATAAATGGTCATTAGATGGGTTCTCTTTGCCTAATTATCAGCTTATTCAAACAGAAAAAACACTTGAAATTTCAACCGCACTTTTACGTTTAACAGTCCATCAGCCACTTTATCTTGAATGGGAATTCAAACAAGGTGAAAAATGGAAGCCATTGATGATGGATAGAAAAACAGGCGCATATTTAATGGGTATATCTAATTCTGATATTTCTCATTTTATAAACCGATCTGTTGATCACTATTACTATGGTTTAGGTGAAAAAACAGGTAACCTTAATAGACATGGTCGTCGTTTTGAAATGCGTAATATAGATGCAATGGGCTACAACGCAGAGTATACAGATCCACTATATAAACATATTCCATTCTATATTACTCATACTTCAGATGTCAGTTATGGGCTTTATTATGATAATTTGTCACCTTGCTGGTTTGTCTTGGGTAGTGAAATTGATAACTACCATGCTTATTATCGTTCTTATAAAGCAGAAGATGGAGATCTTGACTATTACGTTATTCTTGGACCAAAAATTATTGATGTAACCAAAAAATATTGTCAATTAACTGGGGGTACAGCTTTTGGTCCAAAATGGAGTTTAGGTTATAGCGGATCGACTATGAGTTATACCGATGCTCCAGATGCGCAAGAACAGTTAAAAAAATTTGTGGATTTATGCGATAAGCACGATATTCCATGTGATTCTTTCCAACTTTCATCAGGCTATACTTCAATTAATGGAAAACGCTATGTTTTCAATTGGAACAAAGAAAAAATTCCTCAACCATTAGAAATGGCTAAGCATTTTCATGATGCAGGAATGAAATTAGCAGCCAACATTAAACCTTGTTTATTACAAGATCATCCACGCTATGAAGAAGTGGAAGAATTAGGTTTATTTATCAAAGATTCTGAATCTAATGCGCCAGAACGATCAATGTTTTGGGATGATGAGGGATCACATTTGGATTTTACCAATATGGATACTGTCGATTGGTGGAAGTCAAATATAAAAAAACAATTATTAGATAATGGTATTGATTCTACATGGAATGATAATAATGAATTTGAAGTATGGGATAACTATGCAAAATGTCATTATTTTGGTAGGGGAATGCCAATTAAATTGTTGAGACCATTGCAACCATTGTTAATGATGAAATCTTCCTATGAAGCACAACTAGAACATGCTCCAAATAAACGCCCTTATTTAATATCCCGTTCGGGTTCTCCAGGAATGAATCGTTATGTTCAAACTTGGTCTGGAGATAATCGAACAAGTTGGAATACTCTAAAATATAATATCAAAATGGGATTAGGGATGAGTCTTTCTGCTCTCCACAATGTAGGGCATGATGTTGGTGGCTTTTCGGGTAATAAACCTGATGCAGAACTCTTTGTTCGTTGGGTTCAAAATGGTGTAATGCATCCTCGATTTACTATCCATTCTTGGAATGATGATAAAACGGTTAATGAACCCTGGATGTATCCTCAAGTAACGAATATTATTCGTGATGCTATTCAATTACGTTATTGTTTAATGCCTTATATTTATAATGCATTTTGGAAATCTCATAATGAAAATGAGCCTATGTTACGCCCAACTTTCTTAGATCACGAGAATGATCCTAATACGTTTGCTGAAAATGATGATTATTTGTTTGGTGAAGATTTATTGGTGGCTTCTGTGGTTGAAGAAAATCAACGTAAACGAGAAGTTTATTTGCCACAAAATTTAACAGGTTGGTATGACTTTTATTCTCACCAATGGTTTAATAGCGGCGAAACGATAATAGCTGATGCTCCATTGGAAAGGATACCTCTATTTGTAAGAGCTGGTAGTATTATCCCTCTAACTAAAAAGGGATATAAAAATACTTTAATAGATGATTATCGTGAGTTGCTTATCATGCCTTTTATCAACCATGGTCAAAGAAGTATTACAATTTTTGATGATGATGGTGAAACATTTGATTATCAAAAAGGTAAATGCCTAATTTTAAATATTGACCTTAAATGTACCAATAGTACTATTGAATTAACTATTACTAAATCAGGTGGTTATTTGCCTAAATATAATGAGATTAAATTTAGGATTCCAATTTCAGAAGAAAGAGATTTTGTTATTAATGGAAACATGGTGAATAATGGCTTTAAACTAAATTTAAATAATATTTAA
- a CDS encoding FCD domain-containing protein produces the protein MNFDELRSYKKIGNELKEQLNNNQYKVGEKLPAERDLAEYFDVSRTVIREAIIMLELENLVEVRKGSGVYVIALPQRQASNDDVLDKVDVGPFELLQARQLLESSIAEFAALQATRSDIVRLKEILARERSNLDQGDEDYVADEDFHQTIAEITQNEVIVHMQKALWELRINSKMWQGLHLHIPNQSYRHLWLQDHENIITALQRKDPAMAKKAMWQHLENVKQKLFELSDVDDPDFYGYLFNMSPIVVDR, from the coding sequence ATGAACTTTGATGAATTAAGATCCTATAAAAAGATTGGAAATGAATTAAAAGAACAACTTAATAATAATCAATATAAAGTTGGTGAAAAATTACCTGCAGAGCGAGATTTAGCAGAGTATTTTGATGTTAGTAGAACGGTTATTCGTGAAGCTATCATTATGTTGGAATTAGAAAATCTAGTTGAGGTAAGAAAAGGCTCAGGCGTATATGTTATTGCTTTGCCTCAAAGACAGGCAAGCAATGATGATGTGCTTGATAAAGTTGATGTTGGACCTTTTGAATTATTACAAGCTCGTCAATTATTGGAAAGTAGTATTGCTGAATTTGCTGCATTACAAGCAACTCGTTCAGATATTGTTCGTTTAAAAGAAATTCTGGCTAGAGAACGTTCCAATTTAGATCAAGGTGATGAAGATTATGTGGCTGATGAAGATTTTCATCAAACAATTGCTGAAATTACGCAAAATGAAGTAATTGTACATATGCAAAAGGCGCTCTGGGAGCTACGTATAAATAGCAAAATGTGGCAAGGATTACATTTACATATTCCAAATCAGAGTTATCGGCATCTTTGGTTACAAGATCATGAAAATATTATAACGGCATTGCAACGTAAAGATCCCGCAATGGCAAAGAAAGCTATGTGGCAACACTTAGAAAATGTAAAACAAAAACTTTTTGAGTTATCTGATGTAGATGATCCTGATTTTTATGGTTATCTATTTAATATGAGTCCAATTGTTGTAGATCGTTAA